The genomic interval CGCTCCGATGCGGAAGACCTCCGTGGCGCTCCTGGTGGTACTGGCCCTGCTGTTGATGGCTGGCACCGCGGCGACGACGTTGTACTTCGCGCGGCGCCCGGCCAATCCACCCGCGGTCGCCACGACATCGCCAGCATCCGCTCCCGCCCAACGTGAGGAGCCGAAGCAGCCCACGAGCCCGCAGCCACGAGCCCAGGCAGGCACACCGCCGAACACGGGCAAGAAGCCGGGCACTCCAGAGCCATCCGGCGCGAAGCAGGAGCCGGAGCAGGTCGCGACCCGTGACTCCGCCGCGCAGGGCTCGCCCAAGCCCGAGCAGCCCACGACGCAGGCGCCTGCCTCGCAGACCTCGACGAAGCCGGCGGAGCCGGAGCACGTCGCGACGCGGGAGCCCGTGCAGCCCAAGCGTCCGACGACGCCCCCCGCGCCGAAGTCGCCCAAGTCCACGTCGGAGTCCACGCCCCCCGCGTCCGCGCAGCCCGCCTCCACGAAGCTCGTGACCTACGTCTCACCCACGGCGGTGCTCCCGCTGCAGGACGAGGCCGGTGGATACGTCGTGCGCGGCGCCCAGGCCGCGCTCCTGCAGCGCGACATGGTGGTCCAGGTCGTGGGTCCGGCGAAGAATGGCCAGCGGGTGTTGCTGGGCCGCGCCACCGTGTCGTGGGCCGCGCTCACCCCCAGGGCCCGTCGCAAGGTCCAACTCGCGCGATTGAGCCTGGACGCGAGCGCCCAGGCCGCCACGGGAGCACGCTTCATCGCCCTGCCAGGAGGAGGCGGCCCCGAGGTCGCGGCGGCCGTCGACGAAGAGCCCGCCTCCGAGCCCGAGGCGCCGCAGGTCGCCCCCGAGCCGCCCAAGCCCGCCGCGCCCAAGACGCTGGTCGGCACCGTGCGAGCCGTCACCGGCCTCAAGGCCATCACCAGCGACGAGGTCCTGGTCCGCAACCTCGACGAGTTCGCCTGGACCGACTGCTACGTCGTCAAGGGCCTGCGCCAGACGGCGCGGCTGGGCATCGTCCTTTCGCAGAAGGAGCGGCCCGCGAAGAACTTCAAGGACCGGGCCGACTTCCTCGTCGAGCGAGGCAAGGTGGGCGTCTTCTGCAAGGAAGGGCAGTTCATCACCACCCTGCGGTGAGCCAGACGCTCAAGGCTTCGCGAGGCGCTCGGCGGCCACGGGACAATCGGCCACGACGGTCTTCACGTCCTCGCGGCCGGAGCGGGCCTCGCGCACGGCGCGGTTCAACGACGTCTTGCACTCCCACGTCACGTCCCGCGTGCCGTGGCAGCAGTGCCAGCCCGTCAAGGTCCGCCCCAGGTACTTGAGCATCTCCGCGCGCGTCGGCGTGACGATGAGCCACACCGAGCCCACGAGCAGCACCAGCCACGCGAGCTGGGGGGCCAGCCCCTTCAGCCGAGCACTCAATCCCGCCGTCACCGGCTCGGCGTAGAGGCCCAGCATCGTGTCGAAGGGGCGGCGCTGAAGCACCGGCGCTATCAACAGGTCCACCGGCGCGGTGAAGGCCCGCGCAACCCCGCGCGGTATCCCCGGAGGCCGCGCGGCGCGCACCAGCCGCACGCCCGCCAGCTGCCGCCACAGCGTCCGCCCCCAGACCCCGCCCACGGCGGAGACCAGAATCCAGGCCACCACCATGGCGATGACCATCGCCACCGGCGTGCGCTCCTGCTCCAGTGCTCGCAGTGCCGCCCAGCCCACGAGGGCCGCCGTCGCCATGTCCAGCACGTCCGCCACCCACAGGTGCCACTGGTACCGCGCCTCGGTGGTCACCGTGTCCGTCGAAAACAACGCCCCGTCGCTCATCCACCCTCGCTCTTCGGGGCGGGAGCATAGACGCTCGCGCGTCGCGGGGTGACATGCACCTTCGTCCATGCGGCCGTCCTCGCTCGGAAAGCCCAGGCGAGAGGGCGGGCGCCTCGGGGCCGCCTGGGGCGACCGTGGGACGTGATTGCTGTCGTCTTCCCGCAGTGGCGCCTGTCCCCCGTGGCTCCCATCTTTTGGTCAGCGCGATGCGGCGAGGCCCTTCCACCACCAGGACCTCGAAGCGGGAAGCGCTCGGGCCATGGCCCCGGACTCCGGGAGCTTGGGGCTCCTGGTGCCGGCGGTGGTGGCGTACGAGGCGACAGCGGCGGGGGGATGTCTGGAAGTCGTGGGGGGGCAGGTGGTCCCCCGCCGCTGTCGCCGAGGCCGTTGGTGGTCAACGTTCCACGGTCGGTGAACGCGCGAGGTTTGGCCTCTCGGGCGATTCTGCCGGACACTGTGGGCGTCATGTGGATTCCGGGGCATCGGCTCCGTGCCGTCTGGCGCGGGCTCTTGGGGGTGGTCCTGCTTGCCGGGGTTGTCCTGGCACGGCCGGGCCTCGCCTTGGACCCGCAGCGGCGGGTGTCCCAGTACAGCCAGGATTCATGGCGCAGCGATGACGGGCTGCCGCAGAACAGCCTGTTGGCGTTGGCGCAGACGCGCGACGGCTACGTGTGGCTGGGGACGTGGGAAGGCCTGGTGCGCTTCGACGGCGCGCGCTTCGTCGTCTTCGACAAACGCAACACGCCGGAGCTGCGCAGCCACGCCATCAAGGCGCTCGCGGAGGACGCGTCCGGCGTCTTGTGGGTGGGCACGGACCAGGGGCTCGTGGCGTACGTGGACGGCCACTTCCAGCGGGCGCCGGGCGCCTCCGCGCCGCTGGAGGGCGTGCGCGTGGAGGAGCTGCTCGTCGGCGAGGGCTCGCTGTGGGTGGGCACTTCCGGCGGGCTGTGGCAGGTGCCGCTGGGCGAGGGCGTGGCGAGGCACTTCACGGAGGCCGATGGCCTGCCGGGCTCGTTCGTCACCGCGCTGGCGCGGGCGGGCGGAGACAACCGGCTGTGGGTGGGCACCAAGGCGGGAGTGGCGTTGCTGGAGGGCGGGCAGGTGTTGCGCACGCCCTTTCCCGTGCCGGGGCCGGACCCTCACCCGGGGGTGACGGCGCTCTACCAGGATGTCTCCGGGACGTTGTGGATGGGGACGGAGGTGGGGCTCTTCTCGTGGAACGGGGCGGTGGTCACCCGCTTCACGGTGGCGGAGGGGTTGCCGGCCATCGTCACCGCGTTGTTCGCGGACAGCCAGGGCAGCCTCTGGGTGGGCACCCGGCGCGGAGGCCTGGTGCGCCGGGAGGCGGATGGCTTCAGCGCCCCGTTGCATGGTGCGGGGCTGGCGGACGCGGAGGTGCTGTCGCTGCTGGAGGACCGGGACGGCTCGCTGTGGGTGGGCACGTATTCGGGTCTGTTCCGTCTGAGGGACGGGCCGTTCGCCACGTATGGCGGCCCGGAGGGGCTGGCCAACGAGACGGTGAGCACGGTGTTGGAGGACCGGCGCGGCACGGTGTGGTTCGGCACGGTGGGCGGCGGGTTGTTCTACCTGCGCGACGGGCGCATCCACCGCATGGAGGACTTCGAGGGAGGCACGGACCCGGTCATCACCGCGCTGCACGAGGCGCCGGATGGGACGCTGTGGGCGGGCTCGAAGGCGGGGGCGTTCCGGTTCGACGGCCACCGCTTCGCCCGGTCCTCGCGGGTGCAGGGGCTGCCGGATGACGTGGTGACGTCCATCCTCGTGGATTCGAGGGGTACGCAGTGGTTCGGCACGCGCAAGGGCCTGGCGAGGGTGCGCGGTGGCGACGTCATGGTGTTCGGTCCCCGGCAGGGATTGGGGGAGCCGGTCATCGTGATGGCGGAGGACGCGGCCGGCGCGGTGTGGTTGGGCTCCGAGGGCGGCTTGTGGCGCTTCGAGGAGGGCAAGGGCCTGCGCCGCTACATGGAGAAGGACGGGCTGCCCGGCGAGGTGGTGCTGTCGCTGCTGTCGGACCCGGACGGCACGGTGTGGGTGGGGACGGAGTCGGGGCTGGGGCGGTGGCGCAATGGCGAGTGGTCCCGCTACACGGTTTCGCAGCATGGCCTCTACGACGACGCGGTGTTCAGCATCGTCTCGGATGGCGACGGCTACCTGTGGATGAGCAGCAACAAGGGCGTGTCCCGGGTCTCCCGGCGCGAGCTGGACGAGGTGGCGGATGGACGCCGCTCGCGGCTGGCGGTGATGGGGTTCGACCAGACGGATGGAATGCGCTCGGCGGAGTGCAACGGGAACACGCAGCCGTCGGGGTGGAGGGGGAAGGACGGGCGGCTGTGGTTCACGACCATCCAGGGCGCCATCGTCGTGGACCCGGTGCGGGTGCGCGCCAGCCGGCAGCCGCCCGAGGTGCGCATCGAAGAGGTTCGAGTCCAGGGGCAGCTGGTGCCGGTGAAGGGGCCGGTGGAGCTGAGGCCGGATGGGGCTCGGTTGGATATCCGCTTCACGGCCTTCACGCCGGGGGACGCGGTGCGGTTGCCCTTCCGCTACCGGTTGGTGGGGCATGACGACGGCTGGGTGCGCGCGGAGATTCGCCGGGCGACGTACACGGGGCTGAGGCCTGGGCGTTACCGCTTCGAGGTCCAGGCGGAGGGGCGCGACGGCGGGTGGACGGAGCCGGTGTCGCTGGAGGTGTTGCTGGAGCCGAGCCTCTGGCAGCGCACGGACTTCTGGGCGTTGTTCGTGCTGGGGCTGGGGATGTTGGGCGTCAGCGTGTACCTGTTGCGCGTGGGGCAGCTCAAGGCGCGCGAGCGGTGGTTGGAGGAGCGTGTGCAGGAGCGCACGCGGGAGCTGGCGCGCGCCAACGAGGAGTTGGAGGCGAACGTGCGCACGCTGCGGCAGACGCAGGCGCAGCTCGTCCAGGCCGGGAGGATGGCGGCGGTGGGGCAGCTCGCCGCAGGTGTGGGGCACGAAATCAACAACCCGCTGGCGTACATCGTGTCGAACCTGGAGCACGCGAGCGAGGAGTCGGATGCGCTCGCGCGGGAGTTGGGAGAGGCGCGGGACGCGGGGACTCGGCTGCGCGAGGTGGGGCAGGCGCTGCGCGAGGCGTTGCATGGCGCGGACCGGGTGCGGCGCATCGTCCGGGACTTGAAGACGTTCTCCCGGCCGGACGACGAGATGCAGGGGCCGGTGGAGTTGGGGGCGGTGCTCGACTCGGCGGTGAAGATCGCGATGGGCGAGCTGCGGCCGCGCGCGAAGGTGGTGCGCGACTACGGTGATGTGACGTGGGTGGAGGGGAGCGAGGCGCGGTTGGCGCAGGTGTTCCTGAACCTGCTCATCAACGCGGCGCAGGCGTTGCCGGAAGGGCGCGCGGAGGAGAACGAGGTGCGCCTCGTGACGCGCGCGGGGCCGGAGGGTTGGGTGGTGGCGGAGGTGCGGGACACGGGGACTGGCATCGCGCCGGAGTCGCTGGGCCGCATCTTCGACCCGTTCTACACGACGAAGCCGGTGGGGGTGGGGACGGGGCTGGGGTTGTCGTTGTGCCACGCGTACGTGACGGCGATGGGGGGAACCATCTCCGTCGAGAGTGAGCTGGGCCGAGGCACTGTGTTCCGGGTGGCGCTGCGGCGCGCGCGGGAGATGGGCGCGGCGATGCTCGCGGAGGGGCGCAGGCGGGGCGGCGCGGGGAGCCGTTCCTCCTCCGTGCGAGGCACGGGCGAGCGCGTGGCCCAGGTCGAGTCGGGGCAGGGGACGAGGCCGGCGGTGGAGCGTGCTTCCTCGTCCATGGGATATCCGGCGTCGCCGGAGCGCCCGTCGTCACCGACAGGCTACCCGGCGGTGCCCGAGTCCTCGTCCGAGTCGCGAGGGGAGAGCGCGCGTTCGTCCCCGCTCACGGGTCATCCGACAGCTCCCGGGACGCCTCAGCCCGCCTGGCCGACGGAGGCGTCCACCTCGTCGCATTCCGCGGGCGCGGAGGTCACACACGGCGCGAGGCCGACGGCCCACGCGACAGGCTCGGATTCATCACGACGCTTGGACCTCTCCGAACCGGAAGCGGCCCACGGTCTCCCGTCCTCCTCGAGCACCGTGCGCGAGGACACACGGTCCTCCGGGCGCCACGCCGCGGTCTCGGGGCCGAGGCCGGTGACCGGACGTCCGTCTTCACCCATGGGCTACCCCACGGTCTCCGAGCCATTGTCAGGCACGCGAGCCGTGACGGAGCGCACGTCGTCGCGGCACCCAGTGGTCTCCGAGTCCACCACGGGCACTCGCTTCGTGACGGAGTACCCTCCACTCACGAGCTACTCACCGGTCCTCGAGTCCGCTCAGCCGAGAGTGGAAGCCGAACCCACGCGTTCCTCCACTGTCGTCGAATCTGTGCCCTCGCTGCGCGATGACGCCACCGCCCCTCGCGCCACGAGCTTCGTTCAAGCCGAGCAAGGCCCTCCGTCGCCAGGAGTGGAGGCGCAGGCGATGGGCGATGCCGCCTCTGCCTCGTCGCGCTCGGAGCCTCCGTCCGCTCGAGCCTCCTCCGCGCAGAGACCTCGCGGACGAGTGCTGGTGGTGGACGACGACGCGCTGGTGAGCGGAGCCATTCGTCGCACGCTCGCGCGGGAGAACGACGTGGACGTGGTGGTGAGCGCGAGGCAGGCGCTGGAGCGATTGTGCGAACCCGTGCCGCGCCGGTACGACGTCGTGCTCTGCGACTTGATGATGCCGGAGATGACGGGGATGGACCTCTACGACGCGCTCGTGCGCACCGCGCCCGCGGTGGCTGAGCGCGTGGTGTTCATCACCGGAGGCGCCTTCACGCCGACGGCGCGCACCTTCCTGGAGCGGGTGGAGAACCCGCGAGTGGAGAAGCCCTTCGACCCGGAGGCCCTGCGGGGGCTGGTCCGGGCCGAGGTCGCCCGAGCGCGCGGCGAAGTCACCTGACGCGAGCGCCCTACAAATCCAGCACCAGCCGCTTGGAGCGCGCACGCGAGACGCAGACGAGCATGCGTCCATCCCCCGCGGGCTCCTGTTGGAAGAACGAGTCGCGGTGCTCGGGTTGCCCTTCGCAGACGCGAGTCTCACAGGTGCCGCACGTGCCGGCCTCGCAGTCGCTGGGCACGCGGACGCCATTGCGGCGCAGCACGTTGAGCAGGGATTGGTCCTTGGGCACGTTGAGCACCTGGCCCGTGCTGCGGATGGTGACCTCGAAGTCCATGTCCTCCTTGCCGCTGGAGGCGCTGACGCCGTCGGCGTTGAAGGACTCGAAATGGACCTTCTCCCAAGGCCAGCGGTGCCGCGTCGAGGCGTCGCGCACGGCCTTCATCAGCCCCGAGGGGCCGCAGCAGTAGAGCCGCGTCCCGGGCTTGCGCGAGGAGAGCAGCCCCGACACGTCGAGCCCCTTCTCGGGCTCCCCTCCATCGAAGTGGAAGCGCACCCGGTTGGTGAATGGCGCGGTGGACAGGAGTTCGTGGAAGGCCGCGCGCTCGGGGGCACGCGCGCAGTAGTATAGGAGGTAGTCGGCGCCCGTGCGCTGGAGCTGGCGCGCCATGGACAACAGCGGCGTGATTCCAATGCCACCCGCCACCAGCACATAGCCCCGCGCGAACAGCAGCGGGAAGTCATTGCGTGGCGTGCTCACGACCAGGACGTCACCCTCGCGGACGCGCTCATGCATGGCGCGCGAGCCTCCTCGGCCTCGCGCGTCCCGTTGCACGGCGATGACATACCGGTGCGACTCCTCCGCGTCGTTGCAGAGCGAATAGGAGCGCAGCACGGACTCTCTTCCAGGCACTCGCACGTCCACGTGAGCGCCGGGCTCGAAGGGCGGCAGCACACCGCCTTCTTCCGCGACCAGCTCGTACGACAGGACGTCCTCGGCCTCGCATGCGATGCGTGCCACGCGAACGCGCAAGGCATCATTCATCACCGTGTTCACGGCCTTCCCCTCCCCCACCCCGCGCTCACGGCGGGCCCCATCCTCCCAGTCCGACGAGGCGACATTGGGCAGAGGTGGTTCCGCGTGGGATTGCCCTCGGGGCCGGTGGGCCCGTCGCCCGCCGCACTTTCCGCAGGGCACGTGAACACCTGGAAGTGACAGTCACGGTGGGCCGCTTCCCGAGGTGGGAAGCGGGCTTCCCTCCGTGGCCTGGGATGTCCCCGAGGTGGGCTCGCCCACGCCGTGAGAGGGAGACGCAGGCCCTTGCTGACCGCCTGGCGAGGGCGCGAGGGGCCGTGCTGTCTGCATGTCGCCTCGGCACGAGCGCGCGGCAGTCCCCACCATCCAGGACGTGTCGCGCCAGGAGCCTTGCGTTCCACGGAGGGGATGCGCGGCCCCTAGAGCCCCAGGGAGGCCATCAACCATGGATGCCATCGCGTTGCTGAAGGCGGACCACAAGACGGTGGAGCAACTCTTCCGCAAGTTCGAGAAAGCAGGCCCCAACGCCTACAAGCTCAAGCGCAAGCTGGCCGAGCAGATGGTGCACGCGCTGTCCGTGCATGCCGCCATCGAGGAGCAGGTCTTCTATCCGATGGTGCGCGCGCGCTCGGAGTCACTGCGGGAGGAGGTGCTCCGCTCGCTGGAGGAGCACCACGTGGTGAAGTGGGTGCTGTCGGAGCTGGACGAGCTGCCTCCCGAGGCCGAGCGCTTCGACGCGAAGGTGTACGTGCTGATGGAGACCGTGCGAGCGCACGTGCTCGAGGAAGAGAGCACGCTCTTCCCGGAAGTGAAGAAGGCGCTGCGCCCACAAGAGCTGCGGGAGATGGGCGCCCTGTTGGAGCGGGCGAAGCAGTCGGCGCCCACGCGTCCGCATCCCCTGGCGCCGGACACGCCGCCGGGCAACCTGGTGGCGGGGGCCGTGTCGGCGGTGATGGACATGGGGCGCGATGTGTTGAGGGCCGCGCGCCGCAAGGCCACGACGCGAGTGCGGGAAGTCACCAGCCGCGCGATGAAGGTTCCGAAGCCACAGGCCCCTGAGTATGAGGCGGGCGATGCCGCGAGTCCCTGAGGTTCTCATTCTCGGATGGGATGAGAGGACTTGCTGTCCGGAGCGGGGACGCCGCACAAAGTCGTGAATGTTGTCGGCGAGTCCCCGTCCAGAGGGGTAAGGCAGCGGCAACACGAAACGCTGTACGCAAACCCCCGCCCGAGGAGGCGCAATGTTCAACGTTCGACCCATCCGTTCCTGGTTGCTCTCAGCCGTCATGCTCACGTCGCTGGGAGCCTTCGCGCAGGGCCCCGCGGCGCCGCGTCCGCCGGTGGACCCCGCCGTGCGCACGCTGCGCGTGGAGGGGACGGGAGAGGTGAAGGCGCAGCCGGACGAGGCCTTCATCGACCTGGCGGTGGAGACGCTGGCGCCCAACGCGAAGGTGGCCAGTGAGCAGAACGCGAAGAAGATGGAGAAGGTGATTGCGGCGCTGACGGGCGCGGGCATCGCGCGCAAGGAAATCCAGACGCGCAACTTCTCGGTGTACCCGGACTACGGTCCTCCGGCGCCGAACGAGACGGAGCCGAAGCTGAAGGGCTACCGGGTGAGCAACGTGGTGTCGGTGCACATCACGGAGCTGGCGAAGGTGGGCAGCCTGCTGGACCAGGCGCTGGCGGCGGGTGCGAACCGCGTGGACCAGGTGCGCTTCGGGCTGGCGAAGCAGGACGCGGTGCAGGGTGAGGCGCTGCGGCAGGCGGTGGCGCGTGCGCGCAAGTCGGCCGAGGTGCTGGCCGCGGCGCTGAACGTGAAGCTGGGCGCGGTGGTGGATGCGAGCACCGTGACGGAGCCGCCGCAGCTGTACCCGGCGCGCTTCGCGATGGCGGAGGCCGCTGACGCCCGCGTGGCCACGCCCATCCAGCCGGAGGAGCAGACTGTCTCCGCGAAGGTGACCCTCATCTACGTCATCGAGTCCGCGCGCTAGTTCCTCGCGGTCATCGACAGCGGTTTCGCTGGGGATTCAGTCACCGCGTCGCGGGGCTGAATCCCCAGTGTCGTTTCAAAGCGAAGCTCGTCGCTTACTCGAAAGCGATGGTGAACATGTTGGAGGGGCCCAGGTTGGATGTGTTGGTGACGGCGTTCACACCGGCGCCGCCTCCGCCCACGGCCTCCCAGTACTTGGGGTAGCCGACGCTGGGAGTCGCCACGACCACGATGTCTCCCGTGGAGATGGTGAGGCTGCCCGTGGGTCCCCCCATCTTCCAGATGCGGAAGGTCTCCCACGCGCCAGGCGCCAAGGGGTTGGCATTCACGCCCGCGCCACCGCCGTTCGCGGCCTGGACGTAGTTGCCGTTGTGGGTCTGGAGCTGGATGTGGTCGCCGGTCTTCAGCTCATTGCCGTCGAGGTCCAGCAACTGGAGCCGCTCCCACGGGCCCACGGCGACGCGGTTGGCGTTCACCGTGGAGCCACCGCCAGCCTCGGCCACCACGTAGTGGCCGCTCGAGGCACGAAGGGTGACGGTCCTCGTGAAGAGCCGCGTCGCGGTAATCGCGTCGAAGTAGCTCAGCGTGTTGCTTGGCCCGATGAGCTCTCTATTCCGGGTCACGATGGTGGGAAGCCCGTTCTTCGAGCCACTCCCCGAGCTGTAGTGCATGACGGAGTCGTAGTCATAGCCAAAGAAGTCGTCGTCCTCGTTGTTGTTCTGCTGGAAATGGGTCGCCGCGCCCGGCGCCATGTTCTCCCACCAGATGAGGACGTAAGCGTCGCGGTCCGCTCGGTTGTGTTCGTGGTCGAGCCCCAGGATGTGTCCGAACTCATGGATGACGGTACCGGTGTTGCAACTGCCATCCAGCCACATCCCTTGCTCCCCACCCTGCCGTCCATAACTGGCGGTACACCCGGTGCCTGACTGGACGCGAACATAGTCAGGGTACTGCGCTGCGTTGCTCGCCGTGCGGAGCACGAACGTGATGTGGGTCCGGTCCTGCCAGTGATTGATGGCGTCCTGGATTCGATTGGGGTTCGGAGCGCTCGAGTCGATGGTGTAGGGCACCACGGCGTTGGGCCAGCGGGAAGTCGGGTCGGATTTGACGAGGCCTTGGGCTCGGGGGGCAGAGCCCTCCAGCCCCAGGGCCTTCACCTCGCGCACTCGCGCCTCCATCTGCTTCACCGTGCCCAGGACCATGTCGCCCTCGCGGATGGCCAGGCCATCCACCTCGGCGTACGTCACGGGGACATACTTCCCCCGCACCACGTTCCAGACATAGCCCTCGCGAATCGGGGCATCCGCCGGCACTCGGGCCATTTCGGGGGGCAGGCCGGGGCCCGGCGCCAGGTTCTCCTCGCTACAGGCGGTCAGCAGCAGGCTCTGAATGAAAAGCACGGCCAACGCTGACCTTGAAAGGTTTCGCGGCATGGTGTCTCCACTTCTTGTGAGGGGTCGCGGCGGCCGTATAGCAGAGTGGGTTTGATAATGGTTGGAAGGATTCTCAGGTCCACCTTTGCCATTGAGGGCGCATCAGGGCTGGCCGAGTCAGGACTGACATGTGTGTGGATTCGTGGGGTGCGGACTGAAGCCCCGCCACGGTCCCGTCAGTGCGAATCCCAGGCGGTTCTTCCGAACATGCGGAGGGGGGCTTCACGGCATTTCTTTCCGCATCACGGCAATGTTTTTCATCTGTATCTCCAGCGCATGGCCTTCGCTTGGAGCGTCCGTTGTCAACAGTGTCTGGAAGGTCGATATCGGTCGTACTACCTTCCGCGCGGGCCGCGAGGACTCGCTCCCAGGGAAGGCACACCGCTTGAGCATTCGGAATGTCATCGTTGTCGGAGGCACGGGTGACATCGGCCATGCTGTCACCCACAAGTTGCGCGCGGAGGGGATGCGCGTGCTGTGCGCCTCGAACGACGTGGCGGCGGAGACGCCGGACTCGCTGCACGTGGACGTCACGAGCGAGGACTCCGTGGTGTCCCTGTTCAACCGTGCGGAGTCCGTCCTCGGCCCGCTTTCCGTCCTCGTCAACTGCTCGGGCTTCGGCGCCTTCACGCCCGTCCATGAGACCTCCCTCGAGGACTGGCGGAAGACCGTCGATGTGAACCTGACAGGCACGTTCCTCTGCGCGCGCGAGGCGGTCCGGCGGATGCGGTCCACGGGAGGCGGCAGGCTCATCCACATCGGGTCCGTGAGCGACCACCTCACGCTGCCCATGAATGGCGCCTACGCCGCCAGCAAGCACGGCGTCCGTGGACTCACCGGCGTCCTGAACGAAGAGGGCAAGGCGCACGGCATCCGGGCCACGCTCGTGTCCCTGGGCGCCGTCTACACGTCCTTCTGGAAGTCCCGGCCCGAGTTCAGTCCCGCCGACATGCTCTCCGTGGACGACGTGGCCCAGTGTATCTGGGAGATTGCCACCAAACCGTTGAACGTCAGGGTCGACGAGGTCCGCCTCGTGCCGCCCCGAGGAGTCCTGTGATGCAGCCCCGCACCCAGTCCCCCGTCGCCGTGGTCACCGGAGCCAGCCGTGGCATCGGCGCCGCCATCGCCACCGAGCTGTCCCGCCAAGGGTTCGAGGTGGCGTTGCTCTCCCGTGACACGGCACGGCTCACCCGCCTCCAGGAGCAGCTGACCGTGGCCGGCGGACGCGCCTGGCCCTTTCCGTGCGACATCTCCAACGAGAAGGACGTGGTGGCGACGCTCGAGACGCTCGAGGCGAAGCTCGGAGTGCCCCGCGTCCTGGTGAACAACGCGGGCGCGGGCGGCCCGTTCCACCGCGCGGACGAGGTGAGCACCGAGGAGTGGGAGTGGCTCTTCGGCGTCAACGTGGACGGCGTGCGCAACCTGTGCCGTTGGGCGCTCCCGCGCATGAAGGCCCAGGGGTACGGGCGCATCGTGAACATCTCGTCCATCATGGGCCTCTTCGGCGGCGCGCAGTCCTCCACCTACGCGGCCACCAAACACGCGCTCGTGGGCTACTCCAAGGCCATCGCCGCCGAGTGGGGCCCCTACGGCATCACCTGCAACGCCGTCTGCCCGGGCTACATCGAGACGGACATGCTCGCGAACGCGGACCCCGCGGTGCGTGAACGGCTGCTCGAGCGAATCCCCACGAAGCGCTTCGGAAAGCCGGAGGAGGTCGCGGGGCTGGTGTCCTTCCTCGTCGGCCCCCAGAGCGGTTACGTCAACGGCAGCGCCCTGGTGATGGACGGCGGATTGTCCGCACATCTCGCGTCGGACGTCCCGTCGTTCTGACGGGACCCAACAGGTCTCGTCGCCGCGCAATCATCACCCGATTGCATCCATTTCGAGGTTGCAAGAATCGACACGGGCAGTCTGTTTTCGGTGAGACAATCTGAAAATGGCTTCGTCCCTTGCCTGCAGGTTCATCGAGGCGAGGAACACAGGTCATGCCATCTCTTGGTTTCTTCCCGCTCATGTGGGTGCTGGGCGCCGCGGCGCCGGCTCCTTCAACAGCGCCAGCGGCCACCGAGCTGCCCTTCTCACCCCAGGCGGTCATCCAGCAGGTCCAACTCTCCTACCGTCCCGAAGGCAAGGGCTTCTCGGGCGAACACCGGACGTATCGAGTCACTCACGCGGAGGGACAGCTCACCGTCTCGCCGCTCGCATATCAGGTGGACCCGGCGGAGCCGTTCCGCGCGGGCCTGTCCCTCGGCGCCGCTGAAGTCAGGCGCGGCACCCGTCTGGTGCGCCTGGAGCCGGCGAAGGCCCAGGTCGCTCGCGACGGGTCGCTCCAGGTGGCTCGCGGCGCCATGGCGGAGCACTTCCACAACCGCGTGGAGGGCGTTGAACAGTCATGGCACTTCCCCCGCATGCCCACCGGGCGCGGCGCGCTCACCGTGCGCGTGCCCGTGCGCGGCCTGGAGTTCCAGTCGAGCACGGCCAGCGGTCTGCACTTCTCCGACGCGAAGACGGGCGCGGGCCTGCGCTACGGCCTGGGGACGTGGATTGATGCCAAGGGCCAACGCACCGAGGTGATTCCGTCCTTCCAGGACGGCGCCATCGTGTTGAGCATCCCCGAGGAGACGCTGAAGGCCAGCGTGTTCCCGGCCGTGCTGGACCCCGTGTTGAGTCCGGAGTTCGGCATCGACCAGCCGGTGGTCTCCGTGGAGCCGAAGGACCAGCACACTCCGA from Myxococcus stipitatus carries:
- a CDS encoding SIMPL domain-containing protein; this translates as MFNVRPIRSWLLSAVMLTSLGAFAQGPAAPRPPVDPAVRTLRVEGTGEVKAQPDEAFIDLAVETLAPNAKVASEQNAKKMEKVIAALTGAGIARKEIQTRNFSVYPDYGPPAPNETEPKLKGYRVSNVVSVHITELAKVGSLLDQALAAGANRVDQVRFGLAKQDAVQGEALRQAVARARKSAEVLAAALNVKLGAVVDASTVTEPPQLYPARFAMAEAADARVATPIQPEEQTVSAKVTLIYVIESAR
- a CDS encoding M12 family metallopeptidase; protein product: MLFIQSLLLTACSEENLAPGPGLPPEMARVPADAPIREGYVWNVVRGKYVPVTYAEVDGLAIREGDMVLGTVKQMEARVREVKALGLEGSAPRAQGLVKSDPTSRWPNAVVPYTIDSSAPNPNRIQDAINHWQDRTHITFVLRTASNAAQYPDYVRVQSGTGCTASYGRQGGEQGMWLDGSCNTGTVIHEFGHILGLDHEHNRADRDAYVLIWWENMAPGAATHFQQNNNEDDDFFGYDYDSVMHYSSGSGSKNGLPTIVTRNRELIGPSNTLSYFDAITATRLFTRTVTLRASSGHYVVAEAGGGSTVNANRVAVGPWERLQLLDLDGNELKTGDHIQLQTHNGNYVQAANGGGAGVNANPLAPGAWETFRIWKMGGPTGSLTISTGDIVVVATPSVGYPKYWEAVGGGGAGVNAVTNTSNLGPSNMFTIAFE
- a CDS encoding SDR family oxidoreductase, encoding MSIRNVIVVGGTGDIGHAVTHKLRAEGMRVLCASNDVAAETPDSLHVDVTSEDSVVSLFNRAESVLGPLSVLVNCSGFGAFTPVHETSLEDWRKTVDVNLTGTFLCAREAVRRMRSTGGGRLIHIGSVSDHLTLPMNGAYAASKHGVRGLTGVLNEEGKAHGIRATLVSLGAVYTSFWKSRPEFSPADMLSVDDVAQCIWEIATKPLNVRVDEVRLVPPRGVL
- a CDS encoding SDR family NAD(P)-dependent oxidoreductase, whose product is MQPRTQSPVAVVTGASRGIGAAIATELSRQGFEVALLSRDTARLTRLQEQLTVAGGRAWPFPCDISNEKDVVATLETLEAKLGVPRVLVNNAGAGGPFHRADEVSTEEWEWLFGVNVDGVRNLCRWALPRMKAQGYGRIVNISSIMGLFGGAQSSTYAATKHALVGYSKAIAAEWGPYGITCNAVCPGYIETDMLANADPAVRERLLERIPTKRFGKPEEVAGLVSFLVGPQSGYVNGSALVMDGGLSAHLASDVPSF